The following proteins are encoded in a genomic region of Brachypodium distachyon strain Bd21 chromosome 1, Brachypodium_distachyon_v3.0, whole genome shotgun sequence:
- the LOC112269970 gene encoding ethylene-responsive transcription factor RAP2-11-like, with protein MELHFQHPQPQECQQPAKGVRRSSSSTSSSSSKCKFVGVRQRPSGRWVAEIKDTTHKIRVWLGTFETAEDAARAYDEAACLLRGSNTRTNFAVASSPAPASPQQPDSPLASRIRTLLTHKKLKKHHTAPRSPVAFTPPYAGNRNASAGNSNGGSASSSISFAVSGNGVDLARHAPNPCSHQRVAEESYRTCQLINHFDHPPSWAAALNPAAPPVAGSNAHCPEMPQGRMKAEKQEGSASASPDGAAAMSTGFARAQQQVDGFDIGNDPCDSLWDLPPICQLSCRSLMY; from the coding sequence ATGGAGCTCCATTTCCAGCACCCGCAGCCGCAGGAATGCCAGCAGCCGGCGAAAGGGGTGAGAAGGAGTAGCAGCAGCActagcagcagtagcagcaagTGCAAGTTCGTGGGGGTGAGGCAGAGGCCGTCGGGGAGGTGGGTGGCGGAGATCAAGGACACGACGCACAAGATCCGGGTGTGGCTCGGCACTTTCGAGACCGCCGaggacgccgcgcgcgcgtaCGACGAGGCCGCGTGCCTCCTCCGGGGCTCCAACACCCGCACCAACTTCGCCGTCGCCTCTTCCCCGGCCCCGGCGTCCCCGCAGCAGCCGGACTCGCCGCTCGCGTCCCGGATCCGCACGCTCCTCACCCACAAGAAGCTCAAGAAGCACCACACCGCGCCGCGGTCTCCCGTCGCCTTCACTCCTCCGTATGCTGGGAACCGTAATGCCAGCGCTGGCAACAGCAACGGCGGCAGCGCGAGCTCGAGCATCAGCTTCGCCGTGAGCGGCAATGGGGTCGACCTCGCTCGTCACGCACCCAACCCCTGTAGCCACCAGCGCGTAGCCGAGGAATCCTACAGGACGTGCCAACTGATCAACCATTTCGACCATCCGCCATCATGGGCGGCAGCTCTCAaccccgccgccccgccggtCGCCGGCAGTAATGCTCATTGCCCGGAGATGCCCCAAGGAAGGATGAAGGCCGAGAAGCAAGAAGGCTCCGCGTCTGCGTCTCCCGATGGTGCTGCCGCCATGAGTACTGGGTTCGCCAGGGCGCAGCAGCAGGTCGACGGCTTCGACATCGGGAACGATCCCTGCGACTCCCTGTGGGATCTGCCACCGATCTGTCAGTTGTCATGCAGGTCTCTGATGTACTAG
- the LOC100826011 gene encoding berberine bridge enzyme-like 27 has protein sequence MASLPRSLAPVLFFAVLSLYASVPSAASSDGFLDCLSAAIPKQLLYTQSSPSFTSVLVSSIRNPKFSTPGTVRPLCIVTPTNASHVQATVVCGRRHDVRIRVRSGGHDYEGLSYRSERPEVFAVVDMADFRSVRVDKAAATAWVDSGATIGELYYAIGKASKQLAFSAGLCPTIGVGGHFSGGGFGMLLRKYGAAIDSVLDATLVDANGRLLDRDSMGSDLFWAIRGGGSLSFGIVLSWKVKLVPVPATVTMFSVPKPVDQGAVDILTRWQDVAPALPEDLFIRVLVQKEVANFQSMFLGTCDALLPLMRSRFPELGMNRSHCKEMTWIQSVPYIYLGSSATVEDILNRTASTSSFNKATSDYVLQAIPKDAWTKIFAWLAMPNAGLMILDPYGAKISSFPEWVTPFPHRDGVLYNIQYMNFWSATTNGGGSNQARWLKDFYAFMEPYVSKNPRQAYVNYRDLDLGKNVIVGNVSSYQAGMVWGEKYYKGNFKRLAMVKGTVDPEDYFRNEQSIPPLVASQ, from the coding sequence ATGGCCTCGTTGCCACGTTCCTTAGCGCCCGTGCTCTTCTTTGCCGTCCTATCCTTGTACGCATCCGTCCCATCCGCAGCTTCCTCCGATGGCTTCCTCGACTGCCTGTCCGCAGCCATACCCAAGCAGCTCTTGTACACGCAGAGCTCTCCTTCCTTCACGTCGGTCCTGGTGTCCTCCATCCGGAACCCCAAATTCTCGACTCCCGGAACCGTGAGGCCCCTCTGCATCGTCACCCCGACGAATGCCTCCCACGTCCAGGCCACCGTCGTCTGCGGCCGCCGGCACGATGTGCGCATCCGCGTGCGCAGCGGCGGGCATGACTACGAGGGCCTCTCGTACCGGTCCGAGCGCCCCGAGGTGTTCGCCGTGGTCGACATGGCGGACTTCCGCTCCGTGCGCGTCGACAAAGCAGCGGCCACGGCGTGGGTGGACTCCGGCGCCACCATAGGGGAGCTGTACTACGCCATCGGGAAAGCCAGCAAGCAGCTGGCGTTCTCTGCCGGCCTGTGCCCGACgatcggcgtcggcggccatttcagcggcggcggcttcggcaTGCTGCTGCGCAAGTACGGAGCCGCCATCGACAGCGTCCTGGACGCCACGCTTGTCGATGCCAACGGGAGACTCCTCGACAGGGACTCCATGGGGAGCGACCTCTTCTGGGCCATCCGCGGAGGCGGCAGCCTCAGCTTCGGCATCGTGCTGTCGTGGAAGGTGAAGCTCGTGCCAGTCCCGGCCACGGTGACCATGTTCAGCGTCCCCAAGCCCGTGGACCAGGGCGCCGTGGACATCCTCACTAGATGGCAAGACGTCGCCCCGGCTCTCCCCGAAGATCTATTCATAAGGGTGCTCGTCCAGAAAGAGGTCGCCAACTTCCAGTCCATGTTCCTGGGCACCTGCGACGCGCTCCTGCCGTTGATGCGCAGCCGCTTCCCGGAGCTCGGCATGAACCGGTCGCACTGCAAGGAGATGACATGGATCCAGTCCGTGCCTTACATCTACCTGGGCAGCAGCGCCACCGTGGAGGACATCCTGAACCGAACCGCCTCCACGAGCAGCTTCAACAAGGCTACGTCGGATTACGTCCTTCAGGCCATCCCCAAGGATGCGTGGACTAAGATCTTCGCCTGGCTAGCGATGCCGAACGCCGGGCTCATGATCCTGGACCCTTATGGCGCCAAGATCAGCAGCTTCCCCGAGTGGGTGACGCCGTTCCCGCACCGCGACGGCGTGCTGTACAACATCCAGTACATGAATTTCTGGTCGGCCACCACCAATGGAGGTGGATCGAACCAAGCAAGGTGGCTCAAGGACTTTTATGCGTTCATGGAACCGTACGTCAGCAAGAACCCAAGGCAGGCGTACGTGAACTACAGGGACCTTGACCTCGGCAAGAATGTCATTGTAGGCAACGTCTCGAGCTATCAGGCCGGTATGGTTTGGGGAGAGAAATATTACAAGGGTAACTTCAAGAGGCTGGCAATGGTCAAGGGCACGGTGGATCCGGAAGATTATTTCAGGAACGAGCAGAGCATCCCTCCACTCGTGGCGAGCCAGTGA